The DNA sequence CGATGCCATTGAGCGGCTTTTTTCGCCTCTCAAGCGCCTCAAGGTGCCGGTGCATGAGGTGGCGATGATGATGACCATTGCCCTGCGTTTTATTCCCACCCTTCTGGAAGAAACGGATAAGATTATGTCCGCCCAGAAGGCTCGGGGTGCGGATTTGGAATCGGGCGGGCTGATTAAGCGGGCCAAGGCACTGATGCCGATTTTGATTCCTCTGTTTGTTTCTGCTTTTCGCCGGGCGGATGAGCTGGCTATGGCTATGGAATGCCGGTGTTATCAGGGCGGGGAAGGGCGCACCCGTATGAAGCAGCTTCACCTTTCCTTCCGGGATTTGGTAGCGGCCGCTTTTATGATAGCCTGTATTTTTGCAGTAATCGGGTTCAATCTTTGGGCCCCTGTCCTTTTTTAGCCTATGCGGAATCTTTTGATTACCCTGCGCTATTGCGGGACACGATTTCATGGCTTTCAGGTACAGAAAAATGCCCTTTCGGTTCAGGAAGCCTTTCAGGACAGTGTAGAGCAGATTTTGGGCAATCGCCCCGATATCAAGGGCTGCTCCCGCACCGATGCAGGGGTGCATGCCAATATGTTTTGCCTTTCCATGCTGTGTGAAAGCGCCATTCCCTGTGATAAGCTGGTGCTGGCTCTCAACCGTTATCTGCCCGAGGATGTGGCGGTGACCGCCTGCCGGGATATGCCGCTGGATTTTCACGCCCGGTATGACTGCACAGGCAAGCGCTATGTTTACCGCATCCTCAACAGCCGGGTCAAGGACCCCTTTTCCCCCGGGCTCAGCTACCGCTGGCCTCATCCGCTGGATGAAGCGGCTCTCAGCCGGGAAGCGGCGGATTATGTGGGAACCTATGATTTTTCCAGTTTCTGCTCCACAGGCGGGGATTTGGAGGATCGGGTGCGGACCATTTACAGCGCCAAGGTGACCCGGCAGGGGGAATATATCCACTTCACTGTTACCGGGGATGGCTTTCTTTACAATATGGTGCGCATTATGGCGGGCACGCTTCTGTTTATTTCAATGGGGCGGATTCCTTGGGGTGGCATACCGGAAATTATCCAAAGCAAAAACCGGGAGCTGGCCGGTAAAACCATGCCTGCACAGGGGCTTTTTTTGGATGAGGTTTTTTACGATGACCGGGTCAGGCTGTAGCGGAACCGGATTAATTGAGGCTGATGGAGCGGTTTGATGGCTAACACAACGGATTTTCAAAAACTGCGAAAAAAACGGCAGCGCAAAGAAACCCTCAAACGGATTTTGATTCTGGGTGGGGTTGCCTTGGCTTTGGCCAGTGTGGTTTTTCTCAACAGCTATCTGATTGATATTGGCGCAACCACCCACCTGAGCGATTATATCAGCTCACTGGGCGGGGGAGGCTATCCGGTTTCGGTTCCGGGCGGGGAGATTATAAGCGTGGAGGGGCTGGATACCGATCTGGCCGTGCTCAATGATACCAATCTGTATATTTACAGCCCCAAGGGTAAAATCATCAGCAGCGTTCAGCAGATGAATTCCAATTCCATTATGGACGTGGGCGGCAAGCGAGTTCTGACTTATTCCATCGGCTCAAAAAGGCTTGCAATCCACAGCCGTTCTCAAGAGGTTTTTGCACAGGATTTTCCTTTCGGAGTGCAGTATGCCTCGATGAATGAGCAGGGCTATTTTGCGGTGGTTACCTCCTCACAGCAGTATGTTTCGCAGGTGCTGGTCTATGACAGCTCCTTTAAGGAGATATACCAGTTTTTTTCCGCTGAGAACATTGTCACCGGGGTATCGGTTTCACCTTCCGGCAAAATGCTGGCGGTGGCCTGCCTCAACACCCAGAATGGCATGCTGCAATCGGTGCTCTATTTGTATCGGCTCAACGCCGAAAAAGAAGTGGCTAAAATCCTTTTGACTGAAGAATTGATTTTGAATGTGGATTTTGCCGAGGATAAGCGCATTTCGGTGGTAACCGATAAAAGCTGGGTCAATTTCTCCGACACCGGGCTGGAGCTGAACCGCTATTCCTTTGAAGATCAGCCTCTGATATCCTTCCGCTCACAGGGCAAAAACATGCTGTTCCTGCTGGGGCAATATAAAGATACCCGCAGCCAGGATTTGGCTGTGGTGGATACGGCCGGTATCCAGCGTGCGGGGCTGCACAGCTCCGACCGCATCCGGGATATGGCCTTGGATTCTAAAAATATCTACCTGCTCTATGACGATGGGCTTTATACTTATAACTACGATTTCAACGAGACCTCTGCATTTCACACCCGTAATATCAGCCGCATTGTACCGGTTAAAAACAGGCTCTATTACCTGACCGACGAAGAAATAGCGGTGCTGGGATTGCAACCGTGAAAAGGGAGCGAAAACCCGGGAGGGAACGATGACACAATATACTTGGCTGCTATGGGATGCTTTGGCGGTGCTGGTGCTCATTTGGGCCGTGGAAAAAGCGGCACGCAAGGGCTTTGTCCGAGCGGTGCTGGAGCTGTTGAGCTGTGTTGTGGCCGCTATGCTTTCTCAATATTGTGCACCGCTGCTGGCCCCACGGCTGTATGAATGGTTTGGCCGTGATCTGGCCCGGATGGCAGTGGAAAAGCAGATTGAAAGCTCCGGTCTGCTGGATGGCGTAGGTGGGCTTGCCCAGTCGGTCACCGGTATGCTGGGGGGGCTTTTGCGCTATGGCGGCGGTGTGCCGAAGGATTTCATTATCCCATCCACAACCCGGGAGGCGGCGGAGCTGCTGGTGGATCAGGTGCTTGCAGAGCCTTTGATGACTTTGCTCCAATCCTTGAGCTTTATGCTTATTTTTTCTTTGGCTTTGTTTATTCTGCGGCGGTTC is a window from the Oscillospiraceae bacterium MB08-C2-2 genome containing:
- a CDS encoding CvpA family protein; protein product: MTQYTWLLWDALAVLVLIWAVEKAARKGFVRAVLELLSCVVAAMLSQYCAPLLAPRLYEWFGRDLARMAVEKQIESSGLLDGVGGLAQSVTGMLGGLLRYGGGVPKDFIIPSTTREAAELLVDQVLAEPLMTLLQSLSFMLIFSLALFILRRFSGLLSFVQYLPVVGTVNTFLGGVMGVAQGLIYLLLLALGLYFVILITGGDARWLSPEIVDQTFVVRFFYSFLHLKLP
- a CDS encoding DUF5711 family protein; amino-acid sequence: MANTTDFQKLRKKRQRKETLKRILILGGVALALASVVFLNSYLIDIGATTHLSDYISSLGGGGYPVSVPGGEIISVEGLDTDLAVLNDTNLYIYSPKGKIISSVQQMNSNSIMDVGGKRVLTYSIGSKRLAIHSRSQEVFAQDFPFGVQYASMNEQGYFAVVTSSQQYVSQVLVYDSSFKEIYQFFSAENIVTGVSVSPSGKMLAVACLNTQNGMLQSVLYLYRLNAEKEVAKILLTEELILNVDFAEDKRISVVTDKSWVNFSDTGLELNRYSFEDQPLISFRSQGKNMLFLLGQYKDTRSQDLAVVDTAGIQRAGLHSSDRIRDMALDSKNIYLLYDDGLYTYNYDFNETSAFHTRNISRIVPVKNRLYYLTDEEIAVLGLQP
- the truA gene encoding tRNA pseudouridine(38-40) synthase TruA, with translation MITLRYCGTRFHGFQVQKNALSVQEAFQDSVEQILGNRPDIKGCSRTDAGVHANMFCLSMLCESAIPCDKLVLALNRYLPEDVAVTACRDMPLDFHARYDCTGKRYVYRILNSRVKDPFSPGLSYRWPHPLDEAALSREAADYVGTYDFSSFCSTGGDLEDRVRTIYSAKVTRQGEYIHFTVTGDGFLYNMVRIMAGTLLFISMGRIPWGGIPEIIQSKNRELAGKTMPAQGLFLDEVFYDDRVRL
- a CDS encoding energy-coupling factor transporter transmembrane component T, coding for MLKDITIGQYFPGDSPLHRLDPRVKLLLATAYVVLLFMVKNPIGMLVGIFFLLFTYPLGKIPLNMIGKSLKPVIPVVLFTAILNMFFVTGEPVLDWWFITITREGISTAVLMSVRIICLIAGTSLMTYTTSPIALTDAIERLFSPLKRLKVPVHEVAMMMTIALRFIPTLLEETDKIMSAQKARGADLESGGLIKRAKALMPILIPLFVSAFRRADELAMAMECRCYQGGEGRTRMKQLHLSFRDLVAAAFMIACIFAVIGFNLWAPVLF